One Thalassoglobus sp. JC818 genomic region harbors:
- a CDS encoding recombinase family protein → MSRTQTSNSQIRCAIYCRKSTEDGLDVEFNSLDAQREAGEAFVASQKHEGWVCVPDQYHDGGFSGGNMDRPGLRRLLMDIEAGQVDCVVVYKVDRLSRSLMDFARMMETFEKHDVSLVSVTQQFNTSHSMGRLTLNVLLSFAQFEREIIGERIRDKIAAQRRRGKWTGGIPVLGYDVDRSQPSPKLRVNAEEAARAREIFEMYLKLGSLLSVVVELKQLGWRNKAWMTRKGRPKGDGEFDKGSLHALLTNPIYIGKIRHKSELYAGEHESIISEDLFRSVQQQLQRNGRTGGVEVRNKHGALLKGLLVCKACERSMTHTFTGKGTKRYRYYTCTQVLKNGRRSCPTRSLPAAQIEEVVVEQFREMTTDSTLRSKVRLQALEDAMTEIKRLRKDRDQLRQQCAWYHTELNRLTVAPDANTDNSSLVADLHDRIAKTARQISELDQWILEVDQEQLTSEDVEAAFADFAGLWDTLSPREQARSLALAVKRVEFDSTDSSVEIEFHTEAFHSLTKSKTTETP, encoded by the coding sequence ATGAGCCGTACACAGACTTCCAACTCTCAGATCCGCTGCGCAATCTACTGCCGCAAGTCGACCGAAGATGGCCTCGACGTCGAGTTCAACTCCCTCGACGCTCAGCGTGAAGCAGGTGAAGCATTTGTTGCCAGCCAGAAGCATGAAGGCTGGGTTTGTGTCCCAGATCAATACCACGATGGAGGATTCTCCGGTGGCAACATGGACCGGCCGGGATTGAGACGACTCCTGATGGACATCGAAGCGGGACAGGTCGACTGCGTCGTGGTCTACAAGGTCGATCGGCTGAGCCGCTCTCTGATGGACTTTGCCCGGATGATGGAGACGTTCGAAAAACACGATGTCTCGTTGGTTTCGGTGACCCAACAGTTTAACACGTCCCATTCGATGGGCCGGCTGACACTCAATGTATTGCTCTCATTTGCTCAATTCGAACGCGAGATTATTGGCGAGCGGATTCGGGACAAGATCGCCGCTCAACGAAGACGTGGCAAATGGACCGGAGGAATCCCCGTCCTCGGGTACGACGTGGATCGTTCTCAACCGAGTCCGAAGTTGAGAGTCAACGCTGAGGAAGCCGCCCGTGCTCGGGAGATCTTCGAGATGTACCTCAAATTGGGCTCGCTGCTCTCCGTCGTCGTCGAACTGAAACAGCTCGGCTGGAGAAACAAAGCATGGATGACCAGAAAAGGTCGACCGAAGGGGGACGGAGAGTTCGACAAAGGCAGCTTGCACGCACTTCTGACCAATCCCATTTATATCGGAAAGATTCGGCACAAGTCCGAACTCTACGCAGGGGAACACGAATCAATCATCAGCGAAGACCTGTTTCGGAGCGTCCAACAGCAGCTGCAACGCAACGGACGAACCGGTGGGGTCGAGGTTCGCAACAAACACGGCGCCCTGCTGAAGGGGTTGTTGGTCTGCAAAGCCTGCGAGCGATCGATGACGCACACGTTCACCGGCAAGGGAACCAAACGCTATCGATACTACACCTGCACGCAGGTCCTCAAAAACGGACGCAGAAGTTGCCCGACACGTTCGCTACCCGCCGCACAGATCGAAGAGGTCGTGGTCGAACAGTTCCGAGAAATGACGACCGACTCCACCCTGCGTTCAAAAGTGCGGCTGCAGGCACTCGAAGACGCGATGACTGAGATCAAACGCTTGCGAAAGGACCGGGATCAGCTTCGGCAGCAATGTGCCTGGTACCACACAGAACTCAATCGATTGACAGTTGCTCCTGATGCCAATACCGACAACAGCTCACTCGTCGCCGACCTGCACGATCGGATCGCCAAGACCGCTCGACAGATTTCTGAACTCGACCAATGGATATTAGAGGTCGATCAGGAACAGCTGACGTCAGAGGACGTGGAAGCCGCGTTCGCAGATTTTGCAGGGCTCTGGGACACACTCAGTCCACGAGAACAGGCACGATCCCTCGCTCTCGCGGTGAAACGAGTTGAGTTCGATTCGACAGACAGCAGCGTCGAGATCGAGTTCCACACAGAGGCGTTCCACTCCCTCACAAAGAGTAAGACAACGGAGACCCCATGA